The Candidatus Manganitrophaceae bacterium genome segment TTCGGGTACCTTTTGCGCCCATCGCCATTATCACGAGGGTAAATAAAAATGTCTCTCACGCCGTCAGAGTGCGCGATTTGAGTATAAAAGGAATCGGAATTTATTCCAATGACGTTTTTCAAAAAGACGAGCAGTTGCTCGTGGAGCTTGCACTCCCAGGCGAGCAAGACGCCGAAATTCTGATGATTCCGGGTGAAGTGGCCTGGCTTGAGACTCTCCAGGGGGTCACCCAATATCTGATCGGAATCAAGTTTCATCTTATACCGGAATTCAAAGAAAAGCTGCAATCGTACATTCATTCAATCGAAGAAAGACTAAACTATAAAGAGCTTAAATAGACATAAAAGTTGAATGTGAAGCTTGGAAAACCTTAGAATTAAATGTACGTTCTTTCAATAAAATAGCAGCTCTCTTTACTTTTATCGGGCGGCCCATGGTTCCGTCTCCGACAGCGCATTTTTATCTCCTATCAAAAAACTCAGGAAGCACCGCGCGCCTTCCATACTCTGTGCGATGATCATGAAGATCAAGGCATGCTGATCAGGTTAAAAAAGAGGTGCTTTTGCGATCGAGGATTCTCATCGTTGACGACAACCAGGACACGTTGATCACCTGCTCAGCGGTCCTGAGCAAAGCCGGCTATCTGATCAGCACGGCAACAGATGGCTTTTTGGCGATGCGGCACCTGAATGAGGAGCGGATGGGGCTGGTCCTGCTGGATGTGTCGATGCCGGGGATGGATGGATTCGATGTCTGTCGGGCGATCAAGGGCAATTCAGATCTCTATCATATTCCGGTTCTATTTCTATCCGCCAGAGTGGACCCCGGTTCCCAAGCATTTGGGATGAGTCTGGGGGCAGCCGATTATTTAAGTAAGCCGATTCAACCGGCAGAGGTCCTCCTGAAAGCAAAAAAATATTGCTTAAAGGATCCGCCGCCCTCCCCATAAGCATCAACCCTTCTATTTGCTTTGACATTCATTCCACATTGGGAATACCCCTTTCAAGAATTCCTTGACAGCTCCCTCTCATATCCGGTAAGGTAGACATATGCCTACCTTACCACTGACTTCCAGACAAACAGAGATCCTCGACCTGATCGAGCGGGCCGTACAAGAACAGGGCTATCCACCGACCTTGCGGGAGATCGCAGGCGGCCTCGGATTATCCGGCACCCGCGCGGTCGAGAAACATCTCTCGGAATTAATTCGAAAGGGCCACCTTCGAAAAGGCCCCGGCCGCCGAACCCTGGAGGTCATCTCTCGAACCCTTAAAGTGAAAGCAGAAGCAAAGCGACCCGGTCGATTGATTCCGATCCTGGGTCGGGTCGCCGCGGGCCAGCCCATTCTTGCTGAGGAGAACCTGCTCGGTCATCTGACGGTCGATCCCTCTTTGGTGCGAAGCAAGGAGGCCTTCTTACTCAAAGTCAACGGAGAGAGCATGAAGGAGGCCGGCATCTTCGAGGGGGATTATGTGTTGGTCAAGCCCCAGTCCGATGCCGACTCCGGCGAGATCGTCGTGGCGATGACCGAAGGGGAAGCCACCGTTAAACGGCTGATCAAGAAAAAAGGAAGCCTCGTTTTAAAACCTGAGAACGCGGCCTTTAAACCGATTGTCATCACCGAAAAAGATCTGACCTTTCAGATCCTGGGGAAGGTCGTCAGCTTGATTCGTCCAACCCTCTGACGAGAGGAGGCTCCGTGGATGCGATCTCTGAGATGGAAGAGAAAGACCTCTCTGAATCCTCTCTTGAGAAGGAGAGCCGATGAAGCTTACCGGCTGGATCTTTGATGTCTACCCGGTCGACGGGGGAATGCGGGTCTGGCTCATCGACGCACAGGGAGCCAAGCATGAGTTGCTCGACCCCTTCTCCCCCTGCTTCTACATCGGCGGGAAAAGTGCGCTTGTGCGCCCGCTGCTGGCCGCCCTCTCGAAATTGAACCTGCCGCTTGAGATCACCCGCACGAAGAAGGTCGAATTCTACTCCGGAAAACCGATTCCGGTGACCCAGGTACAGGTCCTCAATCCGATTCACTTCATAAAGATCGCGAGAGTCTGCACGTCTGCCGCCGTCAAACCGGAAGGGGCCGGCCTCTCTCTCTATCACTGCGATCTCTCACTGCCCCAGCTCTATTTTTACGAGCGGGGAAGTTTTCCGCTGGCCCATTGTGAAGTCGATGTGGAAGAGGGGAAGGTCCAGCGGGTGAATCTGCTCGACTCGATCTGGAGCACTGATTACACCACCCCTCCGCTTTCCATCCTGACCCTTCGAATGGAGGGGGAAGAGATTCGGCCCGATCACACCGGTCCCCGGCGTCTGGAGGTGGTCGTTGAAGGTCGGGCGACCTGCATTGAATCCGAAGACGAAGCCGGCTTGATCGATCAGTTCGATCGCCTGCTGCTCCGGCATGATCCCGACTTGATCCTCTCGGAGTGGGGCGACTCCTACATTCTCCCTCAGATCATCGCAATGGCGAAGAAGAAGCACTTCCCGCTGCTGCTCAACCGTGAGCTCAATACCGATGTAATGACCCGGCGCGAGCGTTCTTATTTGACCGATGGTCAGGTGGCGCATCAGGCGCAGTCCCATCTTCTGTTCGGCCGCTGGCACATTGATCTGCACAACTCCTTCTTAATCGGCCATACAGAGCTGGAAGGGCTTTATGAGTTCGCGCGACTCTCCAAAATTCCGGTCCAGCAGATGGCACGGACGACGACCGGGACCGGCATCACGTCAATGCAGATGGATTTGGCTTTCCAAGATGGAATCCTCATTCCCTGGAGAAAGCAGAAAGGAGCGGCTTTCAAGCCGGCCGATTCGATCCTTCTCACCGATAAAGGAGGACTGACCCCGAAGCTCGGTTTTCATGAAGAGGTCGCGGAGATGGATTTCGCCTCGATGTACCCTGCCATCATGGTGCACTACAACATCTCGCCGGAGACAGTCAACTGTCAATGCTGCCAGTCGAACATCGTCCCGGAGATCGGTCATCATCTCTGTACTAAGCGCCGTGGGCTGATTCCACGATTCCTGGAGCCTTTTTTAGCCAAGCGGGCTGCTTATAAATTCTTGAAGAAGCAGACGGCCGATCCGGAGATGAAGCAGCGGTATGAGGCCCGGCAATCGGCACTCCGGTGGGGGTTGGTGACAACCTTTGGATATCAAGGCGATAAAAACGCCCGTTTTGGGAAGATCGAAGCGCATGAGGCGATCACCGCATACGTCCGGGAGAAGCTGATGCAGGCGAAGGAGATCGTGGAAAGAGACGGATTCGAGATGATCCATGCAATGGTTGATACGCTCTGGATTCGAAAACCGGGCGCCTCGGCGGCCACGTATGAAGCGCTTGCGAAGGAGATTTCAGAGTGCTGTGAGATCCCCATCGCCTTTGAAGGAATCTATCGCTGGGTCCTCTTTCCCTTTTCGGAATCGGATTCTGAAATCGCGGTGCCCAATCGCTATTGGGGGGTCTTCCGAAATGGCGAGGTCAAGCTGCGAGGGATTGAGGCGCGCCGCGGCGACACCTCCCCTTTTATTCGGACGGCCCAGACCGAGATGCTTCAGATCCTCTCGCAGGCGAAGAATCGAGAGGAGTATGAAGCGCTGCTTCCGAAAGTAGAGGAAATTAAAGAAGCTTATCTGGAGCGACTGAGAACCCGGCGGGTCTCCTTCTGGGAGCTGGCGATCGCAAAGACCCTTTCGAAATCTCCGGGGGAATATCAAAAAGACAGCCTTACCGCGATCGTCGCCAAAGAGCTCGCCGGCCACGGCGTGAAACTCTCGCCGGGCCAGAGCATTGCCTATGTGATTACCGATGCCAAAGCACGGGTGAAATCAGAGAGAGCCCGGGCGTTGGGGTTTATGGATGGAGCATGGGGATTTGATGCGGAGAAGTATAAATCACTTTTGATCCAGGCCACAGAAGTCCTCTTGCCAGGAAATAAGGATCCATCTCAACAACAGCTGGAACTGCTTCCATGAAGCGAATCCTGGTCATTGAGAATGATCCGTTCATTTTAATGCTGTTGAACGATATGCTCACGCGAATCGGTTATTGCGTGACACAGACTGAATCGGGAATATCAGGGTTGGAGAAGATCGAAAGAGAGGAATTCGACGCCATTATATTGGACATCCATCTGCGTGATATCGATGGGAGGTTGGTTTATGAGAAGGTGAAGACGCGCTCTTCCAGCTTGGCCAGCCGAGTGTTATTCATGACGGGGGATGTTGGAAATCCGGACACCGTCTCGTTTATTAGAAAGACCGGAAACCTATGGCTTGAGAAGCCTTTTACCGTTCCACAGCTAAAAGATATTTTGAAGCGGCTCTTTCTGGAGAAGGAAAGCTGAGAAGGAGAAAAGCGAGACGTTTGAAAGAGTATGCATATAGCGTCAACATGGCATAAACCGCTTCGGACAGAGAAGTAATCGGATGTTAGGTTGTTTTAAGGATAAGGATGGTGCGCCCGGAGAGATTTGAACTCCCGACCCCTTGATTCGTAGTCAAGTGCTCTATCCAGCTGAGCTACGGGCGCGATGGGAGGATCTTAGGCCGAAACCACATCCTTCAGGGTGACGGCAAAGCGGGGGTGTTGAAAGGGATGCATCGTCGGAAAAAGGGAGAAGAGCCACCCTCTAAACAACTCTTTTCCATTCTCTGAGATGACAACGCGGACCGCGGGGTTCTTCAGCTCATTCGTCACCGAGGTAAACACCGTTCCCTGAATAATGAGATCAGGCAGGAAATCGCCGACCTTGATCTTGACCTCCGAATCGGGAAGGGTATATTCCGACCCGATGTTAACGACATGCTCGGAAATTTGGCTGGTCTTCTTATCTTCGACCATCAGCTTGACCGCTTTCCACTTTCCCTTGACCATCTCCGGAACAACGATCTGGGCGTTGCTCAGATCGGGAACATCGGAAGGCCGCTCCGTCGTGGGGTGCTGGCCTCTTGGCGTCGGTTGACCCTGTTGGACCTGCTGGGCCTGGGGAGCCGCCGGGGCAGACTCTCCCATATAATTCGATTCCTTCTTATTACATGCAGCGAATAACAACAGGGCACTGAGAAGCAAGACGATCTCTTTCCGCGTCATAAAACTCCTTAACAGATACATCCCCAAAAAATGCGCCTGGGGAATTTGGCGGAGAGGCAGGGATTTGAACCCTGGATAGAGGTTTAGGCCCCTATGACGGTTTAGCAAACCGTTGCCTTCAGCCGCTCGGCCACCTCTCCATTGAATATGGGGGCCTGTCCGGCAACTGAAGGAGATCCGGTCCTCCAATGCCCCCATGCCCCGCGCTCACACCGGCACAACCGGCTGCTCGCTTTATTTGTTTAAATCTCTTTTGTGCCTTTCTACCCTGCCTCTACGTTTCGAGGCCGCATGAGTAAAGCACCCGCTCGTTTGATCTGCGTATTCTAATCGTGTGCGGTGTCTATTTCAAGTTTTAAGAGTGGCGGAGGGGGTAGGATTCGAACCCACGACCCTTTCGGGTAACGGTTTTCAAGACCGCCGCCTTAGGCCACTCGGCCACCCCTCCATAAGGTATGTGGGGCCCGTGCGGCCAGAGAAGAGGCTTGTCCTCCGATGCCCCCACGCCCCGCGGCTCGCACCGGCATCGCCAGTGCTCGCCTTTATTGATCTACGACCGGTCCCTCATCCGTCTGGGAAATAATCTCCCTTTCCAAGTCGAAAAGAGAGTTCCCGGAATTTAGCCCGCTCCAATAATTAAGCAGCCCTTGGCTTATCGATCTTTGTCATCCCGTCCATATAGGGACGCAGCGCTTCCGGAATCAGCACCGAGCCCTCTTCTTGCTGATAGTTTTCGAGGATGGCGACCAGCGTCCGTCCCACCGCCAGGCCGGAGCCGTTGAGGGTGTGAACGTACTGAACCTTGCCGCCGGCGGTTCGATATCGGATGTCGGCCCGTCTCGCCTGAAAGGACTCGAAGTTGCTGCACGAGGAGATCTCCCGATAGGTCTGCTGCGAGGGGATCCAGACCTCAATATCATACGTCTTCGCCGCCGCGAATCCCATGTCGCCGGTGGAAAGGGCCATCACCCGATAGGGAAGCGCCAGCCGTTGCAGAACGGTTTCCGCATCCTTTAAAAGCCGCTCCAGATGATCGTACGAGTCATCAGGCTTCGCAAATTTCACCAATTCGACCTTATTAAACTGGTGCTGGCGAATCAGACCGCGGGTGTCTTTTCCATACGAGCCGGCCTCTCTGCGAAAACAAAGGGTATAGGCGGCATATGAAATCGGCAGATCGGCTTCGGTCAGAATCTCGCCCCGGAATATATTGGTCACCGGCACCTCCGCCGTCGGGATGAGGAAGTAATCTTCATCCTTGAGGCGAAAGAGGTCCTCTTCAAACTTGGGGAGCTGCCCCGTCGCGGTCATGCTCTCCCGGTTGACGATCACCGGCGGGAGCACCTCCTGATAGCCATGTTCGCGGGTGTGAAGATCGAGCATGAAATTAATCAGCGCCCGCTCCAGCCGCGCCGCCGCGCCCTTATAAAGGGTAAAGCGCGCCCCGGTGATTTTGGCGCCCCGTTCGAAATCGAGGATGCCGAGCGACTCGCCGATCTCCCAATGCGGTTTCGGGGAAAATGAAAAGTGCGGCGGGGTTCCCCAACGCCGAACCTCCTGATTGTCCTTTTCGTCCTTCCCGACCGGCACCGACGGATGGGGCAGGTTCGGAAGCATCAGGAGAAACGGGCCGAGCGCCTCCTCAATCTTTTTCTGATCGACCTCGAGTTGCTCGATCTCTTGGGCGACCTGCTTCATCTCCTCCAGAATCGGGGCGATCGGCTTTCCTTCCCGCTTCGAGCGCGCGATTTCGTCGTTCGCCTTGTTCTTCCGCGCCTTGAGAGTTTCGATCTTTGTTTTCAGCGCCCGCTGCCGCTGATCCGACTCGATCCAGGTATCAAAAGAGAGGTCGATCTGGCGATCGGCCAACCGCTTTCGGACCTCTTCTAGGTTCTCTCTGAGCAGCTTAATATCGAGCATGGATCGGACTTCAAACCTCAAACGATCCGCCCAATCTAACATGTTGCCTTTTAGGAGTCAACCGGAGCCTGTCGTTTTCTTCCCCGCTCTGGACCGATCCGACCCGGCAAGCCGTTGTTTCGCCGAAACAAAAATAGTGAAAAAAAGATGGAGGAGCCGACCCCCTTTTTGTTACAATGAATCCCACTAGACTTTTAGGGAGGCATGCTTGGGAAGCGATTTAATGAAAGCGTTATTGCGCGAGCGGATTTTGGTATTGGACGGGGCGATGGGAACGATGATCCAGGCGAGAGACCTCACCGCCGCCGATTTTGGAGGGCCGGAGCTCGAAGGGTGCAACGAGCATTTGAATTTGACCCGCCCCGATGTCATCCAATCGATCCACGAAGCCTATTATGCCGCCGGGGCCGACATCGTCGAGACGAACACCTTCGGCGGAACCGGCATCGTCTTGGCCGAATATGGGCTCCAGGACAAAGTGATTGAGATCAATCGCGCGGGAGCGCAGGTCGCAAAAGCGGCCGCAAAGAGATATTCGACCGCCGCCAAGCCCCGGTTCGTCGCCGCCTCGATGGGACCGACGACCAAGGCGATCACCGTCACCGGCGGGGTGACATTCGATCAATTGGTCGAAGCCTTTGCGCTGCAGACGAAAGGACTCATCGAAGGGGGGGTCGATCTGCTGCTGCTGGAGACCGCCCAGGACACGATTAACCTGAAAGCCGCCGCCATCGGAATTCTCCAGGCCCAGAAAGAGACCGGGGTGGAGGTTCCGATTATGATCTCGGCGACGATTGAGCGGACCGGAACGATGCTCGCCGGCCAAGGGGTCGAGTCGCTCTACACCTCGCTGGAGCACCTCCCCATTCTTTCGATCGGGCTGAATTGCGCCACCGGGCCGGAGTTCATGACCGACCACATCCGCTCGCTTTCGAACATGGCGACCTGCCTCGTGTCGGTCTATCCGAACGCGGGGCTGCCGAACGAAGAGGGAAAGTACGAGGAGACCCCCGAATCGCTCGCCGGAAAACTCTCCCGGTTTGTCGATGAAGGATGGGTGAATCTCATCGGCGGCTGCTGCGGGACGACCCCGGCTCACATCACGGCGATTGCGAAGATGGTCGAAGGACGCCAACCGCGCGTTCCGAAGAACACGCTGAAACCGGCGGCCTCCGGAATCGATTTTCTTCAAATTGAAGAGGACAATCGTCCCATTATCGTCGGCGAGCGGACCAACGTGATCGGAAGCCGCAAATTCAAAGAGCTGATCATCGACGGAAAAATCGAGGAAGGGGCCGAGATCGGCCGGGCGCAGGTCCGAAACGGCGCGCAGGTAATCGACGTCTGCATGGCCAATCCCGATCGGAATGAATTGGCCGACATGGAGATGTTCCTCCAGATTCTGAACAAGAAGGTCAAAGCGCCGATCATGATCGACTCGACCGATCACGAAGTCATTGAGTCGGCGCTCAAACTCTGCCAGGGAAAGTGCATCATCAACTCAATGAATCTGGAAGATGGCGAGGAGCGCTTCGAACGGATCGTCCCATTGCTGAAGAAATATGGCGGCGCGGTGGTGGTCGGCTGCATCGATGAAGACCCGATCCAGGGGATGGGGGTCACCCGCCAGCGGAAGCTTGAGATCGCGAAGCGCTCTTATAACTTGCTTGTCCACAAATACGGCTTGCCCCCCCGCGATTTGATTTTTGACGCATTGGTCTTTCCGGTCGGAACAGGCGATGTAAACTATATCGGCTCGGCGCCCGAGACGATTGAAGGAATCCGAATGATCAAGGAGGCCTTCCCGGAGGTAAAGACGATCCTGGGGGTCAGCAATGTCTCATTTGGACTTCCGACCGCGGGACGCGAGATCCTCAACTCGGTCTTCCTCTATCACACCGTCAAGGCGGGGCTCGATTATGCCATCGTCAACGCCGAGAAGCTGGAGCGGTATCCTTCCATCCCGGAGGAGGAACGCCGGCTGGCCGAGGATCTCATCTTTTGGCGGGGAGACGATCCGATCGCCGCCTTTGCCGCCCACTTCAAGGATAAAAAGGGGATCGCCAAGAAGACCCGCACCGATCTTCCCCTCAACGAGCGGCTCGGCCGCTATATTGTCGAGGGCTCCAAGGAAGGGCTGATCGATGATCTGGATCTAAAGCTAAAAGAGGCGACCCCGCTCGAGGTCATCAACGGTCCGCTGATGACCGGCATGGATGAGGTGGGACGGCTTTTCAACAACAATGAGCTGATCGTTGCCGAAGTGCTGCAGTCGGCCGAAGCGATGAAGACCGCCGTGAGACATCTTGAGCAGTTCATGGAGAAAAACGACGCCTCGAGCCGGGGGAAAATCCTTCTTGCAACGGTGAAGGGGGATGTCCACGACATCGGGAAAAATCTGGTCGAAATTATTTTAAGCAACAACGGCTATAACGTCATCAATCTCGGAATCAAGGTTCCCCCCGAAACCTTGATTGAAGCAATCCGGAAAGAGCGGCCCGATATGGTCGGCCTCTCCGGGCTGTTGGTAAAGTCGGCCCAGCAGATGGTGATCACGGCGCAAGACTTCAAAACCGCCGGCGTCGGGGTGCCGATTTTGGTCGGCGGGGCGGCCCTCACCAAACGCTTTACCGACACGAAGATCGCCGCGGAGTACCCCGGACCGGTTTTCTACGCCAAAGACGCGATGAACGGGCTCGACCTGGCGAATCAATGGGCCGATAAAGGGCAGCGGCCGGCCCTCTTAAAGAAGACCGAGACGGAGCGCGCGGCGATGGTGAAGATCGCCGACGGGATGGAGAAGAAGCCGGCGCCCGCGCCGGATGCCCGGACCCGATCGAATGTCCGGCGTGATGCTCCCCTGCCGAAAGCGCCCGACTTCGATCACCATCTGATCCAGGAAGGACCGCTACAGGAGATCTTCTCCTACATCAACCCGTCGATGCTGTACGGAAAACATCTCGGCCTAAAGGGCAATCTGGAACGGCTCCTCGCCGACCGAGACGAGCGGGCCGAAAAACTCCACGCCTCCGTGGTGGCGATGCAGGAGGAGATCCTCGCAAAGCGCATCCTCACCGCCCAGGGGATCTACCGGTATCTCCCCTGCCGATCGCGCGGAGATGATCTGCTGATCTATGATCCTGCCGATCCGACCCGCCTGCTCGAGACCTTTACCTTCCCGCGGCAGCCGGCGGGCGAGCGGCTCTGCCTCTCCGACTACTGCCGGGATGTAGAATCAAGCGAGATCGACTCGGTCGCCCTCTTCGTCGTCACCCTTGGGAAGGGGGTCCGCACCCTCTCCACCCAGTGGAAGGAGGCGGGTGAGTATCTTCGGTCGCATATGCTCCAGGCGATTGCGATCGAGGGGGCGGAGGGATTCGCCGAGTGGGTGCACCAGAAAATTCGGAAGGACTGGGGCATTCCCGATCCACCGGAGCGGACGATTCATGAGGTCTTGAAGAACCGCTATCGTGGCATCCGGGTCAGCTTCGGCTATCCAGCCTGCCCGAACCTCACCGACCAGCGGAAACTCTTCCGATTGCTCGACGCCACCGCAAAGATCGGCGTGGAGCTGACCGACGGCGACATGATGGACCCGGAGGCATCGGTCTCCGCCCTCGTCTTCCACCATCCCGAGGCAAAATACTTTCGAACGGATACATAATCCAGGACAGAGCGCTTCTGGCGAGGCCTAATAAGGAACCGGGAAATATCCAGCGCCGTTGCCTGATAAAATTTAAGTGGGAGCAGGTGTGGGACAGGACGCAGCGGGTGAGAAGATCTAAAACCGAAGACTTCTTCCAGCGCCGGCCCCACATACAACCCATATACACAGAGAGAGGCCTCATGAGCGAATTCAAGAATATAACGGTGAAAAAAGCGGCGAACATCTTCTTTGACGGAAAGGTCACAAGCCGGACGGTTTTCTTCCCGGACGGGAGCCGCAAAACCTTGGGCATCATGCAGCCGGGCGAATTTGAATTTAAGATCGGCGACTCGGAAATCATGGAAATACTCTCCGGAAATCTGGAGGTGCTGCTCGAAGGAGAGAAGGGATGGAAGCCGATCAAAGGGGGAGAGCAATTCACCGTTGCGGCGCACACCACGTTTAAGCTGAAGGTCTACTCCCTGACCGACTACTGCTGCAGTTTTATCAAGAGCTAGCCGCGCCGCGAATCCTCCGGGTCGGGCGGAGATCATTATTTCTTCTGGATCTGATCATGATCGATGAAGATTTCTCCAAAAAGCTACAAGAGCGAAAAGGGCGTCTCAAGCGGCGCATCTTCGAGCTGAACGAAACGATCGAGATCGACCTCGCTTTCGCAACTGACCGCGACGACGCCCGTGCCTTCTCCTTCTTCACCATCGAAGAAAAGCTCCTCGATTTTCAAATCCTCTTTCAAAAAATATTGGATCAGATAGACGAAGCCACCACGCTGGCCGACCTTGATCGGACCGTCGGACGGATCTCTTACGTGGAAGACCGTCTTGACGAAGCAGAAAGCCAACTCTATAATCGGTCCCGGAGAAGACGCCGTCCCTTTAATCTCGGAGATTTTTTCAGTCAGTTCAGCCAACAGAATGGATCGGGCGCCTCCGCTGCCCGAGGAGAGATCTCTTCGTTGACCGAGGCTTACCACATCCTCGGCATTGAAGAAGGGACGGGAATGAATGACGTGACCACCGCGTTTCGCCGCTATGCGAAGGAGTATCATCCCGATGCCCGCGGAGGCGATCGGAGCGCGGAATCCGAGCTTCGAAGGGTCGTCGAAGCCTATCAGATGATTAAACAGCACCTCGCCGATCCCTAGGGCGAAACCGCCTATCCCGAAGAGTGTCCTTCCGCGCCGACCCATCCATTACGTCAGATTCCAGGGCGCTCCGTCTTGAACTGCTCAAGGGCTTGATTTTACTGCTCAGGGTGGTAGGATAACAAAGCTGTAAGCTTCCTTTCGTGGGGCCAAACAGTCGGGTCGAAGATCTTCATCAAGGAGCATAGAGGCTCTTGAAGCAATCTCCTCAGAAGAGGACAGCAGGAGCACCGTCTGAGCACTCTCAGCATTTTATCCCATCACTCTTACACACCCCTTCCGCTCTCATTGTTCTTTTTCTGACCTTCCTTCTCACCGGCACCGCCTGGTATTTTACAAAGCAGAGCATTGAACATCGCGCACAGGCCCGCTTTGATAAACATGTCCTAAAAGCATCTCAGGCAATTGAAGAGCGCCTCCAGACCTACGTGGATACCCTCTTATCAATCCGCGGTCTCTTCGTTGTAAACGAGAAGGTCAGCCGGGCCGACTGGAAAAAATATATCGAATCACTCCATCTGAAGCGTTATCCCGGAATTTACGATATCGTCTTCGCCCGGTATGTGCCAAAAGCGGAGAGAGCCGAGTTCGAGAGACACGTCCGAAAAGACAGCAGCCTGAATCAAAGCGGTTATCCCACCTTTTCAGTCCACCCCGAGGGAGATCGCCCCGCCTACTTCCCGATCGAATATATTGAGCCGTTTTCCTCTCCGATGCCGAAGCAGTTTGGTTATGACATGGGGTATGATCCGATACGCCGACAGGCCAATGAGCAAGCGCGCGATACCGGCCAGCCGGTCTCTACCGGAAAAATCACCTTAATGTCCACTCAAAAGGCCGGATTCTCGATTCGAGTGCCGGTTTATCACAATGAGCTGCCCCAGACCACCGTTGACGAAAGACGCCGCGCCTTAATTGGGTTCATTGCCGCTGCCTTTAATATGGACGACTTTATCCATAGCATCTTGGGGCAGGATATCCCGCGCGATTTTGATTTTGAAATCTTCGATGGAGGAACGGAGAAAGCAGCCGATCCCCGCTCGCTCTTAAGGAAAGAGCGGCTCCTTTATGACAGTGATGCTATTCTCCATGCGAATAACGAAGGACCTGATCCACGCTATTTACAGATTACCTCCTTGGAGATAGCGGGACGCATCTGGCATATCTATTTTTCTGCCGATTCCCATTTTAAATCGGGAGAGGAAGAAAATCTCCCCCCTCTCATTTTGCTTGGCGGCATCATCGTCTCCCTCCTCCTTTCTTATATTACCTGGTCCACATCGACCGCACGCCGTCGCGCCATTGAGCTGGCGGAGATCATGACCGTCGACTTTCGGGAGAGCGAAGAGCGTTTCCGAGCCATTTTCGACCAGGCCCCTTCCGGAATTGCCGTGGCGACTCCCGATGGAAGCTATGTCGATCTCAATGAAAGATTGG includes the following:
- a CDS encoding pyrimidine/purine nucleoside phosphorylase, with translation MSEFKNITVKKAANIFFDGKVTSRTVFFPDGSRKTLGIMQPGEFEFKIGDSEIMEILSGNLEVLLEGEKGWKPIKGGEQFTVAAHTTFKLKVYSLTDYCCSFIKS
- a CDS encoding DnaJ domain-containing protein, producing MIDEDFSKKLQERKGRLKRRIFELNETIEIDLAFATDRDDARAFSFFTIEEKLLDFQILFQKILDQIDEATTLADLDRTVGRISYVEDRLDEAESQLYNRSRRRRRPFNLGDFFSQFSQQNGSGASAARGEISSLTEAYHILGIEEGTGMNDVTTAFRRYAKEYHPDARGGDRSAESELRRVVEAYQMIKQHLADP